TACAAAGTAATATGTGTAGTCTTGAAGGTCTGTATAACTAGCAGTAACAATCCTGCTTAGTCTAGCAACAGCCAATGTTACACATCCTTTATACTCATCTGGGGTTTTCTTAACAAGAGCATCAATTAGAGATGTCGCTGCAGTCACCACACCCATATGAGGATCATTAAGCAAATGTATAATACGAGATGTCCATTCACCTCCAGGTATGATTTCTGGTGATTTTCGGAATAGTCTTAAAAGACACAATGCAGCAGATTGCTTTACCACATCCATAGTATCTCCTGAGACTAGAAGCTTTGGAATCTCTGTTCCAAAGGCTTGACATGTCTTGCTGCCAATATTAGCAATGCACTGGAGGGCTAAGTTGACATGGATGGGGTTGCGAGATTGCAGATcattttaatgctttgaatgataagCAATTAGGTCACTGTTGGTGTTGACCAGGACGGATATGAAAAGATATCCAATCTGTTTTTCGGAATATTTGTTAGACGAAAGCAGATTGACCGCCTCCATGTGCCCAAAGTCGATGTCATGACCgagcagaaaaataaataaaagtttacaaacGTACTTTTCTTTTGGTACCCATCAAGAGTTTTGTCGCCTTTGAACTTACTTCTTATATTAGCCAGCTCCTTGTTGATCCTCTTTATTTCAGCTTCTTTACTTTTACAGTTTCTTATATCTGATATGAAGACGGCGAGCCCTCGCATTCCATCTCCCTAACGGCAGGCATATTGCCAAGTGACTTATCGAACACCAGTTTTAAGCCTTTTCTTCACACTCTTGCCAAAATTGAAAGATATAAGATGGTGACAATATAATACGAGGCGTAAAACCTGATATCGGCGACAAATTATGGCAAGTTAATTAGCAGCCGTCATTACAACTGTGATTACAACTAATGCGAAAGATGAGTTCTCTTCTATAAGTTCTACAACGCCTTCCTTTATCCATAGATCCGTTTGAAACGTCAGAGAACTCATTGTTTATGGATCAATATTGAACTGtccttaaaaataattcaaatgaaaACTATCCTTACTGCGTTGATATAAGGTAGTATgatgtttatttctaaaatctggacagctgatatatttttttacgcagaaaatgttatattcgacagtaaataaaaaaatattttaataactggaaaaaaatacataacactCAAATTCTGaatttttcaaatacatataatataataagtaaaaataatttaatcttcaATTTAGTAGGGAAGTCTTGAACagcgtataatataatactacggtattgaattataatttcttatgtagACTTCTATGAACCTCTAACTGGGAAGTCgggagagaattataatacaaaattctataagtacttacatatcCAAGTTAGCAGTCTATTATACATTCATATTAGAATGTTTTCATAATAACTACTTAAGTCCCGTTGGTTTTGTTTTGTAGTGAGATTTTTGATAAGATCGTGTGCGAGTTATACCgggaacaaaataataatacctttaATGCCGGAGCGCGGGTTGGCTTATATTTTGTATAGGTACCGATTCGTTCTACTAGCCCAAATATAAGTGTACAGGGAATGGCATGGCCTGGCGTAACAATAATGTGGCGTAATGGGGAAAATGTCATGGGTCCAAAGCTTTAGGCACCAACATTATATAAAGTTAGTGTCAGGGCGGAGCATATTCGATTAATTTGCCACAGATCTCTACCTATCACACATTACTATATGCCTTTATGGTGCAGTTACACCACCAGAGAGCAAATACTACGTACACCACTGTGTGTTAGGGAAGTGAAAAGAATACTTTGACAATGGATATCTGATACCAGCGATATGCAAAAGTAATATTTGTCGCACCTCATATCAAAAGCAACGTATCCCATCATTACAATATAGAAGAAGTAcgatacaatttatacatttaaaaccaGTGCAAACAAAAAAGATAGTAATTGAGAATACGTGTATATATGTAGtagtctttaattaaaatatgtctaGAGCATTATCTCTAGACTATCTTTTACCCGCGGCTCCACCTGCTTGagaaagtttttccaggataaagttttccgttaaaaagtcacgctttataatattgtccCGGGATAGTAACTTTATAATCTAAGTTCGCCTGATTCGCCATTTCTTTTGGGTGTCCAGTTTATGAAATcaacatttcataaaaaaatgtagaaaattaatccaaagtaaatattttattttgagtcaattatttttgttgtataatcatatactgtcccagtgctgggcacgggcttcctctactactgagagagattatgCCTTAGTCAACCATGCTGAGCTAGTACAGATTGGTAAACTAAGTATATAGTACCCTCAAATTTCCTACAGGGAACTTCTCTGGTATGCAGTTTTCCCCacgtttttttagtattatatgaAGATAATTTTCATCGCATTTAAATGGAAACCGTGCAACAAGTAGTATCATTATGCACGCATACAAGGCTGAGAAGAAATATCTAggacaaagagaattataataaatatggaaaACCTAGGAACAGTGTATGACGCAGCTGTCGCGCAACTCTATGCGCGCAACTACCTTCTAATACTTAGGCTGCGTCAGCCAGCTACTTCgtcccaaaaaatatttttcaaagggTAAATATAACATAGGATACCTTAGCtacttttatcataataaattgcACAGTAGaagctttatttaaaatatttcaaaagtaatGAATTTTATACGGGTGGACTGCAAACAATAGCTTATAAgccacatttttttatgtacctGCAAAGGCCTTGGACATAGCATACAAATCTCAGaaaagaacaagcatagaaggaatctaaattaccttcatatacttatcctatttttctaataggTCAAAAcagttgaaaagaacgagacaaatattatgttgctaatgACGGCTTGCGTACACGTTACAAtcatcaaatggttacctttggtcctctttacgatgccgaattaaaaagcaaataaaatgtcaaatgttccagcTTGCCAAGCTCagaacaatgtcacaaacgcgcccacacaatttagttacgttatacttcagcgcgtgcttttcaaaattggctacatgttttgtaatatttttgttgttaatttaatacagtgctgtttaagtaaaatatagccctacgaacaagcaatggcctgcgttattatggagtgtaaatctcattcttctcgtaaagaaaatgaaacagaaatcatcagcttccatcggtgagtaaacaaaaaacctaatatatttgcttaaaccctgtacgtaattgcaaaaagtgttataaattatactttattatgctgtagtcatattataatctgctgttggctaTTCGAttcagtcattattaagtatttctcgtttttaccaatttacgtagtcgtgttcaatagtgttgtgctgcatattccatcgataacatagatgttagtatattgtagtttactattttgcataaattgccttttactttcaatatacggtggtgtagtggtaaaagccacttggaaatcATGCGCGAaagctggggtcgaggaaactatctgattttcatagtgtgtttcatacaatgtgtttcattgcagattccccacagattatgctatgaggcaaaaatggatcgttgccatagcacgtcccaattggcattggaaaaaacagcaccgtgtttgctctaagcatttcgacaaagactattttattaacattgaaataagttatcaaacatatgtgacatgaataataccgctgtgttttaattttactctccctttttagtagcttctgtcaaaccacacctcttgggtatcttttaatccctaagaaagtcagaaaagaacagaaggcgtactagCTTTCTCCTAGGCGAAATTTCGGCcgatatttgtttgttacttacagcagTTTTCATTttttccgaaatttctaacattttcttaattcaataatctaaatgctaaaccatttttgtgtgaatgacatttcggaaggcatggaaactgctgtaaattgCAAATGAAAATCGGACAAAAATTAgttcgaagaaagccggtagttctatagtttactgtaatttaacagcttcttaataagtgcttttatatacccagattTCATTTGGTACctgaataccaaattagggttttgatatctttttttttcacctttatctaaaatagaaatttgcaacggtttgtagttgactgaccgaaaagagTTTATTTTCGCAGGTATATGAATTTAATTGATAAGATGTCAGatgggatcgcaacacaataaaatttcttgctgtctaagacagagtacgctcaaatgtcatagtgttacttctatgcttgttattgttctgagatgCAAATGATATCACCCATTATTCTGATAAACTACTTATCTATTTTTATCACAGATCtttgtaacaaattttattactcgTCTATGGGCGTGAATGGTTTTTATAGCAATGTTACTAGGTCTAGAAATATCCCAAAGAATTTACGGACTTTGAAGCACGTCTACTCCACCGCAGTTAAAAGTGTTGAATGTACTagattttagaaattattaagtTACCTGAAATTCTcagtttttatttacagaatttACAAAACCAATGGTTATTTGTTTCTTCCGCCAACTCAAACAACCTGTTTTCATCGTCACACCCTCTATATAACATACAGCGCATCCATGATTATTctagtattttatacaaaattcgatataatataattgatttataatataattgatacCATGTATTGTTGATCAAAGGTGCTTAAGGGCCTTATTTAGATAAGTGGcgaataaattgaataaatcgTCTATGAATTTGACCATGTACTATGCGTAGCGAATACCCCCGAATAAGCTGTTTACACCTTTGTATTCGTGACTATTCGTCAGTATTCGGTGTGGTACTCGGAAAGTATCTAAATGAAGCATgacatttttattctatttttagttTTTCCTGGCAACTCTGTTTCAGTCAGTCAATTTCAATCACAAGACCATCGTAGccatagattattttatttcataaaaacctgGTAGTAGTAAATTCGACTCTTCATTTTCAatagagtatattttaaatttaaattcgtgTTGTGTTTAATGTGAATGAATgtgatatttttctattacaatGTCATTTGTATCATTTACGAAGTTGTGAAAAGCTGGTGTCAAAGTGCAAACCAACTAATGAATGATGCAGTCTATTTTCTGGACTGGCAGACTGTTGTCACGTGCTATTAGAAATGGACTTGCAAGTTTATCCAGTGCAGCTGAACTGAATGTTTCGAATAGAAAGCATCCTTATTTAGTGTCTGTTGTGTGTGGTTTTCCAAAAGACATTGCCAATGGACGAACACGAAAAGGACAATTTGGTGACGACGCATGGTTTTCCACTAACTTTCACAATGCGGATGTTATTGGTAAGAGAATGCACATAGACTAAAACAAATTCGGTGCacttaaatcaaaattaatattacagaaaATTACTATAATAGGTGATTTACTAGCAACAATAATCATCAAACAATAAAGCAACTATGACAACAGAAAGATATAATACACAATACTTTTTTGAGAAATGTATAGGAGAAATTggggaaaatagtttaatgtgtGCTCTTTTCATTCacatttgaatgtttaaaaattttgcatttctcacaaacttattaaaaaatcacaattgTTTAAAAGAACCTTGAGAATATATAAccatttaaatgtgtttaattagtgcttcataatatatttttttgtattttgtaattatataaatatttaattgtagcaacaaggttaaaaaaataattttgctgtTGTCCTGCTATACAAGGctttatgtataaaaacaaacacaatattaataaatccatATGTGGCTTATAGAGAAACtacttcaatataaataaactgaacatAACTTACCCATTACTTGTTGTCACATACACTTACATGGTATAGTTAGGTATTTGTATATGTCAAACTATACCATGTATGGACCTACCAAGTATAAACCAACATAAGTAATAGGTAACTACAGTAAAAATTGattcaaaataaactgttatattaaatattatttaggttcTATCTGATACCATCACTCATAACATTGACAGTTTTTAAAGCTtaaggtattattatttatagtttgacCTCATCGATTAAGCATCCTTGTATTTGAACATATTATTGATAtcccgttttttttttatatatgactACTTGACTTCTGTATACTGACATTTCTAGAGGAATCATAATTTCAACATAATTCACAAtaatggaaataataaatagaacaaACACAAATTATGTGTGTTGACAAAGTATGTTTTTggctttaaaacaatatttaaagtaaaattcatGCTGTGTTTAAGATTGAAGTCCTTAAACTGTCTatgttgtttattgttttacatacataaatattgataatttctaCAGGCTTGGAATTGAGGTACAATAacaagataaaaaatgtttgctgTTGTTAATATTTACTTCCATACGAATATTTTACTTGTAAGTTATCAATATTTGGCTTGACTTGGCTATTAGttgatagataaaaaaaattgcataggttatttccatttttttaaacacatatttcatattatatcataattagaGACTGGATAATATATTCCTTTGCATATTTCAGTATTTTTGGCATATAATGCCTAAAATCATGGCATGAGTGCTTATTTTCACTAGTACATTACTAGTGAAATACAAATAAGACCAactttctgaaaattttatGTGTAACATTTGGTGTAcctgaaaaatgatttttaagttattacactattaaataaaaaaacatgttacatACAAATAAGTATCAATTATGTGATAAATTTTTTGCTCCTAGAAATTTTATGCTGATTTTAGCATAGAAAcctaataatttcttttaattcATGGATATTAGCTAATTTGACGTTTTACATGCATATTTTGGGATTTTTaagtataactattttttttttattcataaagatTAGAAATCCATTTTCACTTTGCAGCCTCTAAATCTGTCCcagttattgtataaaaaacattttgctaCTTAGCATTACCTAAAAGTTTTTGGGAATGTTTATGCATATGgagacaatattataatatttataccattacattaaaaaatataatgccaaTGATGTGTTAACCTGACGTGTTGGAACCATTGGGTACCATGCATAAATTGCATCACATGTTTAAAGGGGCAAGGGTGGTGAAGAAAAAGTGATTGTGTGACAAAGGTGTCTAAAGCACAAAACATGAAATGCAAATAGTCaactaattttgacattgcttctAAATAATAtgcttatcttcttgaaaataatattttacaataagttacttgaaccttggataaaaataaaaaagtgcaagtttctaacacaaataaacatcaataaaaagtaattttaattttacatgctgTAATGCCATTACTATGACTATAACTTTAAGTGAAtccacactaaactacaaaattattaaacagattataaagtaaaactgagatttttggtgaaatatttgttattcatgtatGAATTTGGCACAATGGTTGCAGAAATCAAGACAAGTTCGTGGTGTTATTTAtgaatgcaatgtcaaaatgaccctgtatatggtttattttattttgttggtgAATTCTGGCTTGTAGAGAGCAGTTCCTAGTACCACAGGGTCGCTCATCGGCCATGGGAAGTTgatgttgattttattaaaatagtaatctCTGATTTTATAACTgctgttttgatttatttagttctggatgtaaaaatgaaaaaaatgtaacacaacacctaggggggggggggggtctcaAATGTGAGGAGGACAAGGACAGGGAAGgagtaaaacaaaaatttgtgtGTTGTCATTTATGGATGACCTCTTGGAACAGAAACCATCAAATAGATTCCCTGTTAGATccacaaaaaaacaatactaattattttttatgaacaagGCCAAACCTATTTTTGGAGAGTAACTGCGTATACTGAAGGTTGAATTACAAGGGTTACAACAATTACCACCTTAActgtttatttactatattatatacatacccaaataaatgtatacagTATATACacacagttaatatttttatttactctgtTTAGGTGTCGCAGATGGTGTTGGAGGATGGCGTGCGTACGGCATTGATCCGGGCGAGTTCTCCTCGTATCTCATGAGGACATGCGAGAGGCTAGTTCAGATGGGTCATTTCAAATTGTCTGAACCAGGCGACCTGCTAGCCAAGTCCTACTATGAATTATTGGAACACAAAAAGCCAATATTAGGTttggaaatattattactacAGTAACAATTTTATGTTCATGCATGTGTTCTTTCTACACATATGTAATAAGAAGTATTTTCACAACccagcataataataaaaagataccACTTTCACTAATCTACAATTTGCATCATATCATACCTGAACTCTATAGTCTGTATATCTACATATAGTCAATAGTCATTTTGTCcatgttcaaattttattatattatagtcacAAAACAGATGCCACTTatgatattacaaatattctGTTACTCTAGGAAAAGacaaatcaaaacaatttgAAGTCTGCAATGGTTAGTATACAACATAAATttacgataaatttaaaaaaatcattacaacaTTGCTTGTTTTGCATTGTGATTAGTTTCCCTTTTTGAACTCATCACTTATATACTCATTCCGTATTTCATATcttggttatttatattattctaacaGATAAAATTGTCAAACTTATAACAcatttgttttatagtttttttattaattattgaataaaatatattgattaatttaaaaagaaataaagctgatttttatatacctgCTAGTACTTTGAAATCACAATTTGTTGTTTCAATGCAGTCATTATCATGACATACTGCGCATCGTgatgtaaatatattagtatTCATTGCATACTCCGCTCATTTGCAGACGCCAATTGCTCCTGAAAGTAGGAAATAATTCATAAACTTTGCGGATTTGTAGTTGAACGCGCATTAAACCGGTTTTCATACACCCGGTTACCCCCATCTTTATCTGGATTCATCTGGACTTTGTCAACATCGAATTTATCGTTCAATAACACTTGTCcattcatagttgtaatatacACAGTGATGTATGTCAATTTATTAGCGGTGATGTGTGGACATTGGACTGCAGCCGTTCAGGCGGCGAGTTATTCATATACCAATGTTAATTATTAGAAGAATTTAATGTTTATCAACAGGCAACCCTTAGATATTTAAGAACCAAACCGAAAATAATTTAGCTAATCTTATTTATGTACAGAATTTCAAGTTATCGGAATGTCTcacatactttataattcatagttattGGTAGTCATGGTACTTTTTACCGTCAAGCGCTAGGTCAGGTTCCTATCTATTCATTTACCATCATTGATTGCTAGTTAAAGCGGAAAATAAGCTAGGGATAAAATTTCCTTGAAAACTccaagtattattataaagactAAATTTCTACTACAGGTAGCAGTACGGCATGCGTCATGATTCTCGACCGCAGCGAGAGCATAATGCGTGCGGCCAACATTGGCGACAGCGGGTACATGGTAGTGCGCGGGGGCAGGATCGTCCATCGATCGCACGAGCAGCAACACTACTTCAACACACCTTACCAGCTCAGCCTGCCGCCGCCTGGACACGACAGGAACGTACTTAGTGATAGGTAAGTCGATTATAATTACTCTTGCAATTTCGAATTCGCAGTCGATTCATTATGCCATCGCTCCGTTGCCTTATGTAGAATGAAATAGTGTAAGGTGTCCACTATCCGCTTATTGTTTTGACAATTTATAAGATGtaatctcagaacaatgacaagcatagaagtaacactatgacatttgagtgtactctgtcttagacagcaagaaatttaattgtgttgcgatcccttctgacatcttatcgatatcgatagatgctttgtctatcggctatggtaaattcacagaccagctaaaataaacacttttcggtcaactacaaaccgttgcaaattgctattttagataaaggctaaaaaaaagatatcaaaaccctgatttggtattcaaataccaaaagaagtctgggtactataaaagcactcgttgagaagctgttaaattacaataaactatagaactaccggctttcttcgagctagattttgtccaattttcatttgctatttacagcagtttccatgccttccgaaatgtcattcacacaaaaatggttaagcatttagattattaaattaagaaaatgttagaaatttcggaaggaatggaaaccgctgtaagtaacaaacaagaaatcggccggaatttcgtctaggagaaagccagtacgcattctgttcttttctgactttcttaggcattaagagatacccaagaggtgggatttgacagaagctactaaaatgggacagtaaaattaaaacacagcagtatcattcatgtcacatatgtttgatagcttatttcaatgttaataaaactttgtcgaaatgcttagagcaaacacggtgctgctttttccaatgccaattgggacgagctatggcaacgatccattttgcctcatagcatcatctgtggggaatctgcaatgaacatattgtatgaaacacactatgaaaatcagatagtttcttcgaccccagccttcgcgcacggtttccaagtggcttttaccactacaccaccgtatattgaaagtaaaagtcaatttatgcaaaatagtaaactacaatatactaacatctatgttatcgacagaatatgcagcacaacactattgaacacgactacgtaaattggtaaaaatgaaaaatacttaataatgactggatcgaatggccaacagcagattataatatgactatagcataataaagtataattaataacactttttgcacttatgtacagggtttaagcaaatatattaggttttttgtttactcaccgatggaagctgataatttcagtttcattttctttacgagaagaatgagatttacaccccacaataacgcaggccattgcttgttcctagggctatattttacttaaacagcactgtgtatttattaaaattaacaacaaaaaatattacaaaaacatgtagccacttttgaaaagcacgcgctgaagtataacgtaactgaattgtgtgggcgcgtttgtgacattgttttgagattggcaagttggaacatttgacattttatttgctttttaatttggcatcgtaaagatgaccaaaggtaaccatttggttattttaaagg
This portion of the Manduca sexta isolate Smith_Timp_Sample1 chromosome 14, JHU_Msex_v1.0, whole genome shotgun sequence genome encodes:
- the LOC115456111 gene encoding protein phosphatase PTC7 homolog, translating into MMQSIFWTGRLLSRAIRNGLASLSSAAELNVSNRKHPYLVSVVCGFPKDIANGRTRKGQFGDDAWFSTNFHNADVIGVADGVGGWRAYGIDPGEFSSYLMRTCERLVQMGHFKLSEPGDLLAKSYYELLEHKKPILGSSTACVMILDRSESIMRAANIGDSGYMVVRGGRIVHRSHEQQHYFNTPYQLSLPPPGHDRNVLSDRPESAETSEFAVECGDVILVATDGVFDNVPEPVLVAEMRRAQGLAGDSQRLQAVANSIAWMARNLSFDGCYMSPFAKSARQNGIDAIGGKPDDITVLLAIVAL